From Streptomyces mirabilis, a single genomic window includes:
- a CDS encoding roadblock/LC7 domain-containing protein, giving the protein MPDQQPTADTHDMSWVLNRLAEEKGVLHAVLFSSDGMVLAHSDGVHRDVADRAGASSSSIFSLGRSIAELAEANEDEDTPRKVIIDLPNRCILVFGAGHNTALAVSVTAEMTAPEVAVASGATIKAIKGLAPALSARERTAYGTS; this is encoded by the coding sequence GTGCCTGACCAGCAGCCCACCGCCGACACCCACGACATGTCCTGGGTCCTCAACCGTCTCGCGGAGGAGAAGGGCGTTCTGCACGCCGTCCTCTTCAGCTCCGACGGCATGGTGCTGGCCCACTCGGACGGCGTCCACCGCGATGTGGCCGACCGAGCTGGGGCCAGTTCCTCGAGCATCTTCTCTCTCGGCCGCTCCATCGCCGAGCTCGCCGAAGCGAACGAGGACGAGGACACCCCCCGCAAGGTCATCATCGACCTGCCGAACCGCTGCATCCTCGTCTTCGGAGCCGGGCACAACACCGCGCTGGCTGTATCCGTCACCGCGGAGATGACCGCGCCCGAAGTGGCCGTCGCCTCCGGGGCGACGATCAAGGCCATCAAGGGCCTGGCTCCCGCGCTGTCCGCCCGGGAGCGGACAGCGTACGGAACGTCGTGA
- a CDS encoding cytochrome P450 has translation MTSPPPLSASGCPMLHGAAFAAQPQATYDQLRSQGPVGWAEIAPTVHALVVTQHRAAVTLLNDTRTYSKDSRRWAALANGEVPGDSPVLGMMAWRPSVLYTDDQEHARLRWAMDDCIARISPHWLREITQRSALTLIARIIGDGQADIMSDFADILPMLVFAELLGCPPEKSTRMVRACQDLISAGPEAAQGAADFAGLLYELIQIRRAQPGQDLTSWMINHAAALTDEEALNQLFCAVGAGIIPAAACTAWTLHLLLRDDDYAGNLAAGTLTVRRALEKALWQRPPMANFSVHFARHDTYLHGAYVQAGTPVLISHAAANTDPALPDDLGYDNRSHLAWSAGPHRCPAISQATTIVQTGVETVLDQLWDMELISTDPEPLLRHGPFHQCPQTMPVRFRPKSQDRLPTAALAGGSS, from the coding sequence ATGACATCGCCGCCCCCGCTCTCCGCGAGCGGCTGCCCCATGCTGCACGGGGCCGCTTTCGCCGCCCAGCCTCAAGCCACCTACGACCAACTGCGCAGCCAGGGACCCGTCGGCTGGGCCGAGATCGCCCCCACCGTCCACGCCCTGGTCGTCACACAGCACCGCGCCGCCGTCACCCTCCTGAATGACACGCGCACGTACTCCAAGGACTCCCGCCGCTGGGCAGCCCTGGCCAACGGCGAAGTTCCGGGCGACAGCCCCGTGCTGGGCATGATGGCCTGGCGTCCCTCGGTCCTCTACACCGACGACCAGGAGCACGCCCGCCTGCGCTGGGCGATGGACGACTGCATCGCCCGCATCAGCCCCCACTGGCTCAGGGAGATCACTCAACGCAGCGCCCTGACGCTGATCGCCCGGATCATCGGGGACGGCCAGGCCGACATCATGAGCGACTTCGCCGACATCCTCCCCATGCTGGTGTTCGCCGAACTCCTGGGATGCCCGCCCGAGAAGTCCACCCGCATGGTGCGCGCGTGCCAGGACCTCATCAGCGCCGGCCCCGAAGCGGCCCAGGGCGCAGCCGACTTCGCAGGACTCCTGTACGAGCTCATCCAGATTCGCCGCGCCCAGCCCGGCCAGGACCTCACCTCCTGGATGATCAACCACGCCGCCGCCCTGACGGACGAGGAAGCACTCAACCAGCTGTTCTGCGCCGTCGGCGCCGGCATCATCCCCGCCGCCGCGTGCACCGCCTGGACCCTTCACCTGCTCCTGCGCGACGACGACTACGCCGGCAACCTCGCCGCCGGAACTCTCACCGTGCGCCGCGCCCTGGAGAAGGCACTGTGGCAGCGCCCGCCGATGGCGAACTTCTCCGTCCACTTCGCCCGCCACGACACCTACCTCCACGGGGCGTACGTGCAGGCAGGGACCCCTGTTCTCATCTCCCACGCGGCAGCGAACACCGACCCGGCGCTCCCCGACGACCTCGGGTACGACAACCGCAGCCACCTCGCCTGGTCGGCGGGCCCGCACCGCTGCCCCGCGATCTCCCAGGCGACCACGATCGTCCAGACCGGTGTCGAGACCGTTCTGGACCAGCTCTGGGACATGGAGCTGATCTCCACCGACCCGGAACCCCTCCTGCGGCACGGCCCTTTCCACCAGTGCCCGCAGACGATGCCCGTCAGGTTCCGGCCCAAGTCGCAAGACCGTCTTCCCACCGCCGCTCTCGCAGGAGGTTCCTCGTGA
- a CDS encoding DUF742 domain-containing protein, with translation MVRPYTPTGGRAAPTRRTLDLATLLIADPDKPLHGLDAHSRRLMQHCLPGVLSLAEVSADLQLPAAVTKVLVSSLVDSSHLVSRDPVPAAQQHDRQLLERIRNALIDL, from the coding sequence ATGGTGCGGCCCTACACCCCGACCGGGGGAAGGGCCGCGCCCACCCGCCGCACCCTGGACCTGGCCACTCTGCTGATCGCCGACCCGGACAAGCCGCTGCACGGCCTGGACGCACACTCCCGCCGGCTGATGCAGCACTGCCTGCCCGGAGTGCTGTCGCTGGCCGAGGTCAGCGCCGACCTGCAACTCCCGGCCGCTGTGACGAAGGTGCTGGTCTCCTCCCTCGTCGACAGCAGCCACCTCGTCAGCCGTGACCCCGTACCCGCCGCTCAGCAGCACGACAGACAGCTGCTGGAGAGGATCCGCAATGCGCTCATCGACCTCTGA
- a CDS encoding endonuclease/exonuclease/phosphatase family protein, whose protein sequence is MNESITVLNWNLEKGINLEAGARWVQEQRPDIFFQQEVQPDQLARVSELLDMDGHIAVPRPGSSNDNAIFVRRDGPLVCTEEYPQAWAPWHAPANLAVRLRDADGTLSPRQISAVSMHTCYWSPEHRLTESRWCTTLAKPGWLAMIFGDWNSYRVGTDIRWDDYTDHAFVANRTYDCAGRRHTDVRPDRELLAAGYVEMARHAAEHLDQPEALAPSSGYRDHPGRPKGPRYCIDRGYLSAELAPALTSFTVCDSPELRRLSDHLPLRAEFDFAQMRTILHRSAAMYQPHDNRHAASVRGRHPAAAGGAA, encoded by the coding sequence ATGAACGAATCGATCACCGTTCTGAACTGGAATCTGGAGAAGGGCATCAACCTCGAAGCGGGCGCCCGCTGGGTCCAGGAGCAGCGCCCCGACATCTTCTTCCAACAGGAAGTCCAACCGGACCAGCTCGCCCGGGTGTCGGAACTCCTGGACATGGACGGCCATATCGCTGTCCCGCGACCCGGCAGCTCCAACGACAACGCGATCTTCGTCCGCCGCGATGGACCGCTGGTGTGCACGGAGGAATACCCGCAGGCATGGGCACCCTGGCACGCGCCGGCGAACCTCGCCGTCCGCCTCCGCGACGCTGACGGCACCCTCAGCCCCCGGCAGATCAGCGCCGTCAGCATGCACACCTGCTACTGGTCGCCCGAGCACCGCCTGACCGAGTCCCGCTGGTGCACCACTCTCGCCAAACCCGGCTGGCTGGCCATGATCTTCGGCGACTGGAACAGCTATCGCGTCGGCACGGACATCCGCTGGGACGACTACACCGACCACGCCTTCGTCGCCAACCGCACCTACGACTGCGCCGGCCGGCGGCACACAGACGTGCGCCCCGACCGTGAACTGCTGGCGGCCGGCTACGTCGAGATGGCACGCCACGCCGCCGAGCACCTCGATCAGCCCGAAGCTCTGGCCCCCAGCTCCGGCTACCGCGACCACCCCGGCCGACCGAAAGGCCCCAGGTACTGCATCGACCGCGGATACCTCAGCGCGGAACTCGCCCCAGCCCTGACCAGCTTCACCGTCTGCGACAGCCCTGAATTGCGCCGGCTGTCCGACCACCTGCCTCTGCGTGCCGAGTTCGACTTCGCGCAGATGCGCACCATCCTGCACCGGTCTGCAGCGATGTATCAGCCGCACGACAACCGGCACGCCGCGTCGGTCCGCGGCCGCCACCCGGCGGCTGCCGGCGGTGCGGCATGA
- a CDS encoding endonuclease/exonuclease/phosphatase family protein: MTITVRLGTYNLLNGGGERWRAQAEFLRAQNLDVLCLQEAKRWDEGGYARMLDFAELLGMQAQFAPSNSHNCHLVTLYRWPRVRCTAFHPDVAEGTFHHVVSRAHLTVDGRELTVLNTHLAPFSGSSRSREADWLTEYGAAGRRVVLAGDLNVQGVVDEELEDWGVIPAELHSRHRSQLADGSYGGSDRLAMAKLVHAGFIDPVAALGIPVPRTAGYWSDAERWDHRSDHILLAPDLAPALTGCEVPDTEEARGLSDHLPFIVTLELPQADAALTPDR; this comes from the coding sequence ATGACCATCACCGTGCGGCTGGGTACGTACAACCTGCTCAATGGCGGCGGTGAACGCTGGCGCGCCCAGGCGGAGTTCCTGCGGGCGCAGAACCTGGACGTCCTGTGCCTGCAGGAGGCGAAGAGGTGGGACGAGGGCGGCTACGCCCGCATGCTCGACTTCGCCGAACTTCTTGGAATGCAGGCGCAGTTCGCCCCGTCGAATAGCCACAACTGCCACCTGGTCACGCTCTACCGGTGGCCCCGCGTGCGGTGCACGGCGTTCCACCCCGATGTCGCAGAAGGCACCTTCCACCACGTCGTCTCGCGGGCCCACCTCACCGTGGATGGCCGCGAACTCACCGTACTCAACACTCACCTGGCGCCCTTCAGCGGCAGCAGCCGCTCCCGCGAAGCCGACTGGCTGACCGAGTACGGCGCCGCCGGCCGGCGCGTCGTCCTGGCCGGAGACCTGAACGTCCAAGGTGTCGTCGACGAGGAGCTGGAGGACTGGGGAGTCATTCCGGCCGAACTGCACTCCCGCCACCGGTCGCAACTGGCCGACGGCAGCTACGGCGGCAGTGACCGCCTGGCGATGGCCAAGCTCGTGCACGCAGGCTTCATCGATCCTGTCGCGGCGCTCGGCATCCCGGTGCCACGCACGGCCGGCTACTGGAGCGACGCCGAGCGGTGGGACCACCGCTCGGATCACATCCTCCTCGCGCCGGACCTCGCTCCTGCCCTCACCGGGTGCGAGGTCCCCGATACCGAGGAAGCCCGGGGCCTGAGCGACCACCTGCCGTTCATCGTCACGCTCGAACTGCCCCAGGCGGATGCAGCTCTCACCCCCGACCGGTGA
- a CDS encoding GTP-binding protein, whose translation MRSSTSEGNYLAPGVSHSVKIVVLGPFAVGKTTFVGAVSEIRPTSTEERMTKAGEIVDTLRGLSDKNTTTVALDFGRLTLTDDIVLYMFGGPGQPRFDYMIDELMQGALGGVVLVDTARITESWDAMGRMEEADLPYVVAVNTFAASPHYSEAELRKALDLHPSTPLVECDVREKSSAKAPLIALVSHLLSRPSLEPAS comes from the coding sequence ATGCGCTCATCGACCTCTGAGGGCAACTACCTGGCGCCCGGTGTCAGCCACTCGGTGAAGATCGTCGTGCTGGGCCCATTCGCCGTCGGCAAGACCACGTTCGTCGGTGCGGTCTCCGAGATCAGGCCCACGTCAACCGAGGAACGGATGACGAAAGCCGGCGAGATCGTCGACACGCTGCGCGGGTTGTCGGACAAGAACACCACCACGGTCGCGCTCGACTTCGGCCGCCTGACCCTGACCGACGACATCGTGCTCTACATGTTCGGCGGCCCCGGTCAGCCGCGGTTCGACTACATGATCGACGAGCTGATGCAGGGCGCCCTCGGTGGCGTCGTCCTGGTCGACACGGCGCGCATCACCGAGTCCTGGGACGCCATGGGGCGCATGGAAGAAGCCGATCTGCCCTACGTGGTCGCGGTCAATACCTTCGCGGCCTCCCCCCACTACAGCGAAGCCGAACTGCGCAAGGCCCTGGACCTCCACCCGTCCACGCCCCTCGTCGAGTGCGACGTACGGGAAAAGAGCTCGGCGAAGGCTCCGCTGATAGCACTCGTCTCCCACCTGCTGTCCCGTCCCAGCCTGGAGCCCGCCTCATGA
- a CDS encoding glycoside hydrolase family 15 protein, producing MAGRIEDYALIGDMQTAALICRDGSIDWLCLPRFDSSSVFTRLLGTGDHGYWQIGPARPDGAQAPNADRRGYRGDALILESEWDTPTGSIRVTDLMPPRDGHSPQLIRIVEGISGTVEVASAWCPRFGYGKHRPWIYEHQGRTVAIDGPDALWLDATVETVQKEDALVSHFTVSAGDTVNFALSWHSSHHLTTPEIPDTWAALEATEEFWREWVARCTYDGPYRDAVVRSLITLKAMTYAPTGAIVAAVTTSLPETIGGVRNWDYRYTWLRDASITLSALLRTGYREEAEAWRQWLRRAVAGNPDDIQIMYSILGERNLPERELPWLPGYEGSTPVRVGNDAADQLQLDVPGEVIDTLYLAHMHGIARCERTATLHLGLVDYLKRRWQEPDDGIWEVRGGRRHFVHSKIMAWVAVDRTVRLVEAGVLDADLAELAELRDAIHAEVCQKGYDSERNTFTQSYGSTELDAALLLLPRTGFLPPDDPRVIGTVAAVRGELSTDDGLVHRYPTDGNQVGVDGLAGDEGSFLLCSFWMVDALALTGQLEEARALFEQLLALCNDVGLLAEEYDVASGRQLGNFPQAFSMIGLIESAVLMSELERTARPVIAA from the coding sequence ATGGCTGGGCGTATCGAGGACTACGCACTCATCGGAGACATGCAGACGGCCGCCCTGATCTGCCGGGACGGCAGCATCGACTGGCTCTGCTTGCCGCGCTTCGACTCCTCCTCTGTTTTCACCCGCCTCCTGGGAACCGGGGATCACGGCTACTGGCAGATCGGCCCCGCCCGCCCCGACGGCGCCCAGGCCCCGAATGCGGACCGACGCGGCTACCGCGGCGACGCCCTCATCCTCGAATCCGAGTGGGACACCCCGACCGGCAGCATCCGTGTCACTGACCTCATGCCTCCCCGTGACGGCCACAGCCCGCAGCTCATCCGGATCGTTGAAGGGATCAGCGGCACGGTTGAAGTCGCATCCGCCTGGTGCCCGCGCTTCGGATACGGAAAGCACCGGCCCTGGATCTACGAACATCAGGGCCGCACCGTTGCCATCGACGGGCCGGACGCCCTCTGGCTGGACGCCACGGTGGAGACTGTCCAAAAGGAAGACGCCCTGGTCAGCCACTTCACCGTCAGCGCCGGCGATACGGTGAATTTTGCCCTCAGCTGGCACTCCTCCCACCACCTCACGACACCGGAAATCCCGGATACCTGGGCTGCGTTGGAGGCCACCGAAGAGTTCTGGCGGGAGTGGGTCGCGCGGTGCACCTACGACGGCCCGTACCGTGATGCGGTCGTCCGCTCTTTGATCACGCTGAAGGCCATGACGTACGCGCCGACCGGCGCGATCGTCGCCGCCGTGACCACCTCTCTCCCCGAGACGATCGGCGGCGTACGCAACTGGGACTACCGCTACACCTGGCTCCGCGACGCTTCGATCACCCTGTCCGCCTTGCTGCGTACCGGCTACCGCGAGGAGGCCGAGGCGTGGCGGCAGTGGCTCCGGCGGGCCGTGGCCGGCAACCCTGACGACATTCAGATCATGTACTCGATCCTGGGCGAGCGGAATCTGCCCGAGCGGGAGTTGCCCTGGCTGCCCGGGTACGAGGGCTCCACGCCGGTTCGAGTAGGCAACGACGCTGCCGACCAACTCCAGCTCGATGTTCCCGGCGAGGTCATCGACACGCTGTATCTGGCCCATATGCACGGCATCGCCCGGTGCGAGCGCACCGCGACCCTGCACCTCGGGCTCGTCGACTACCTCAAGCGGCGCTGGCAGGAGCCGGATGACGGCATCTGGGAAGTGCGCGGCGGACGACGCCACTTCGTGCACTCCAAGATCATGGCCTGGGTCGCGGTCGACCGCACGGTGCGCCTGGTGGAGGCTGGCGTCCTCGACGCTGACCTGGCCGAGCTGGCCGAGCTCCGCGACGCCATCCACGCCGAGGTGTGCCAGAAGGGCTACGACTCCGAGCGGAACACGTTCACCCAGTCCTATGGATCCACCGAATTGGACGCGGCCCTGCTGCTGCTCCCGCGCACCGGGTTCCTCCCGCCGGACGACCCGCGGGTTATCGGCACGGTCGCCGCGGTACGCGGCGAGCTCTCGACGGACGATGGCCTGGTCCACCGCTATCCGACCGACGGCAACCAAGTGGGAGTCGACGGCCTTGCGGGTGACGAGGGGAGCTTCCTGCTCTGCTCCTTCTGGATGGTCGACGCCCTCGCGCTCACCGGCCAGCTGGAGGAAGCGCGGGCCCTGTTCGAGCAGCTGCTCGCGCTGTGCAATGACGTCGGCCTGCTCGCCGAGGAGTACGACGTGGCGTCCGGCCGCCAGCTGGGGAATTTCCCCCAGGCCTTCTCGATGATCGGCCTGATCGAGAGTGCCGTCCTGATGAGCGAGCTGGAGCGGACGGCTAGGCCGGTGATCGCCGCATGA
- a CDS encoding cytochrome P450 family protein, which produces MTSTPARTATVTLDSSGGRRLFAQADELRAAGPAVRVRMPEDVPAWSVTRGDVAKRLLTHPHVSKDARKSWPSHTPGSIPWLYAWVDVVSMFTSDGDDHKRLRQLVSRAFTPGRVEAMRPVLQAIVTDLLDTLAHQDQTAPVDLRTHFSYRVPTRLICDLFGVPADQRPEMLRVIDSVLATDVTAEQAEATKHDLYQAMQTLIDVKRATPGEDMTSLLLAAHEEDGDRLSHIELISTLILMIGAGSETAVALINAAVRELLNHPDQLATVLADPRRWRDVIEEALRLHPPIMHLPLRYATKDIDLGEGVIIEEGDAILIGFGAHGRDPGVHDDPEAFRIDRDDKDHMAFGHGIHYCLGAPLAKLEAEVALPALFERFPQIALACKVEDLEPQRSFIGTDVTALPVVLHASA; this is translated from the coding sequence GTGACCAGCACCCCCGCCCGGACCGCGACCGTGACACTCGACAGCAGCGGCGGCCGCCGCCTGTTCGCCCAGGCCGACGAGCTTCGGGCGGCCGGCCCGGCCGTCCGGGTCCGCATGCCGGAAGATGTCCCCGCCTGGTCGGTCACCCGCGGAGACGTCGCCAAGCGGCTCCTCACCCATCCCCATGTCTCCAAGGACGCCCGCAAGTCCTGGCCCTCCCACACCCCGGGTTCCATACCGTGGCTCTACGCCTGGGTCGACGTCGTCTCGATGTTCACCTCCGACGGCGACGACCACAAACGCCTGCGCCAACTGGTCAGCCGCGCCTTCACCCCCGGGCGGGTCGAAGCGATGCGCCCGGTCCTCCAGGCCATCGTCACCGACCTCCTCGACACCCTGGCCCACCAGGACCAGACCGCGCCCGTCGATCTGCGCACCCACTTCTCCTACCGGGTGCCCACACGCCTGATCTGCGACCTCTTCGGAGTTCCCGCCGATCAGCGCCCCGAGATGCTCCGCGTCATCGACTCCGTCCTCGCCACCGACGTCACTGCGGAGCAGGCCGAAGCGACCAAGCACGACCTCTACCAGGCCATGCAGACACTCATCGACGTCAAACGGGCCACCCCCGGCGAGGACATGACCAGCCTGCTGCTGGCCGCCCATGAGGAAGACGGTGACCGGCTCAGCCACATCGAGCTGATCTCGACCCTGATCCTGATGATCGGGGCGGGCAGCGAGACCGCCGTCGCCCTCATCAACGCCGCCGTACGCGAGCTCCTCAACCACCCGGACCAGCTGGCGACCGTTCTGGCCGACCCCCGGCGCTGGCGCGACGTCATCGAGGAAGCCCTCCGCCTCCACCCGCCGATCATGCACCTGCCCCTGCGCTACGCCACCAAGGACATCGACCTCGGCGAGGGCGTCATCATCGAGGAAGGCGACGCCATCCTGATCGGCTTCGGCGCCCACGGCCGCGACCCGGGCGTCCACGACGATCCCGAGGCCTTCCGCATCGACCGGGACGACAAGGACCACATGGCCTTCGGCCACGGCATCCACTACTGCCTGGGTGCCCCGCTGGCCAAGCTCGAAGCCGAGGTAGCGCTCCCGGCCCTGTTCGAGCGGTTCCCCCAGATCGCCCTGGCCTGCAAGGTCGAGGACCTCGAGCCGCAGCGCTCCTTCATCGGCACCGACGTCACCGCGCTGCCCGTCGTGCTGCACGCCTCGGCGTAG
- a CDS encoding DUF6624 domain-containing protein yields the protein MSEPYESSPSHAAFAAELLSRVEITREQWRTPGPERVRMAADALAATQKAQQDNAVALHRIVESLRQWPGHRTVGQDACQAAVRIAVHCDHDPAFQQRLLRLLQVAVTAGDATRAQLAHLHDRCLVNARQPQLYATQHWYRSDGQLQPHPIADLAQLDTRRAGADLPPYAEQARHLRERHGPLGSLSTSATADPIPFSLPERCAA from the coding sequence GTGAGCGAGCCGTACGAGTCGAGCCCGAGTCACGCCGCGTTCGCTGCCGAACTGCTGAGCCGCGTGGAAATCACCAGAGAGCAGTGGCGCACGCCCGGGCCGGAACGCGTCCGCATGGCAGCAGATGCCCTCGCGGCCACCCAGAAGGCGCAGCAGGACAACGCTGTGGCGCTGCACCGGATCGTGGAGAGTCTCAGGCAGTGGCCGGGACACCGGACGGTGGGCCAGGACGCCTGCCAGGCGGCCGTGAGAATTGCGGTGCACTGCGACCACGACCCGGCTTTCCAGCAGAGGCTTCTGCGACTGCTCCAAGTGGCCGTAACAGCGGGTGACGCCACTCGTGCCCAGCTGGCCCACCTGCACGACCGCTGCCTCGTCAACGCCAGACAGCCCCAGCTGTACGCCACCCAGCACTGGTACCGCTCTGATGGGCAGCTCCAGCCGCACCCGATCGCCGACCTCGCGCAGCTCGACACCCGAAGGGCCGGCGCTGACCTGCCCCCCTACGCCGAGCAGGCCCGGCACCTCCGCGAGCGCCACGGGCCGCTCGGCTCCTTATCGACCTCCGCTACAGCGGACCCGATCCCCTTCTCCTTGCCCGAGAGGTGCGCGGCATGA
- a CDS encoding sensor histidine kinase codes for MLDSLVTATALLGGGFATTSMGLIVQARRKRALAARVTPLEAQRDSALAYAAAMEAESKHFAEVRMPALVDALARGHRGVPVPGLSQERLAGSPIDHGHQTVMGLLQEALTVTRDQIGLSARSSVRDIIDEAQTHLHRCQMNVVEEMDRYPQGTTYHQSLMGFDHLVTQALHTLQRTRILAGSWPGLQRADCTFGEVVESARGRINAYLRVSYTYEPGSGETWLEGRVVEPVTVALTELLSNATAYSDGKVFVEVQAFQTGFCIVVDDGGLNMNAYQREEAARKLSRHTVLDVTALEDTRQLGFAVIGRLAGEYGFAADVTSTSPYGGVRAVLRIPRELFGHGPTAEETQAERRAAATRATGHASASPTEAPPEGGQADRQGEPSDGSVLPQRRRRSPRPTAPVATGAPAPAEDPEAFTQGFAHLAETIRDHESSPTEGEQFRA; via the coding sequence ATGCTCGATTCGCTGGTGACCGCGACCGCACTGCTCGGTGGCGGATTCGCCACCACATCGATGGGCCTCATAGTGCAGGCCCGCAGAAAGCGGGCCCTGGCCGCCCGGGTCACACCCCTGGAAGCCCAGCGGGATTCCGCGCTCGCATACGCCGCCGCGATGGAGGCGGAATCGAAGCATTTCGCTGAGGTGCGGATGCCCGCGTTGGTGGACGCCCTCGCCCGCGGACACCGTGGCGTGCCGGTGCCCGGACTCAGCCAGGAGCGTCTCGCCGGCAGTCCCATCGACCACGGCCATCAGACCGTGATGGGGCTGCTCCAGGAGGCCCTCACGGTCACCCGCGATCAGATCGGGCTCTCCGCGCGGTCCTCAGTGCGGGACATCATCGACGAGGCGCAGACGCACCTGCACCGCTGCCAGATGAACGTCGTCGAAGAGATGGACCGCTACCCCCAGGGCACGACGTATCACCAGAGCCTGATGGGCTTCGACCACCTGGTCACCCAGGCCCTGCACACGCTCCAGCGCACGCGCATCCTGGCCGGTTCGTGGCCCGGTCTGCAGCGTGCGGACTGCACCTTCGGCGAGGTCGTCGAATCCGCGCGGGGCCGGATCAACGCCTATCTGCGGGTGAGTTACACCTACGAGCCCGGCAGCGGCGAGACCTGGCTCGAAGGCCGTGTCGTCGAGCCGGTCACGGTGGCGCTCACCGAGCTGCTGTCCAACGCCACCGCGTACTCCGACGGCAAGGTCTTCGTCGAGGTGCAGGCGTTCCAGACGGGGTTCTGCATCGTCGTCGACGACGGCGGCCTGAACATGAACGCCTATCAGCGTGAGGAGGCCGCCCGGAAGTTGTCGCGGCACACCGTGCTGGACGTGACGGCTCTGGAGGACACGCGCCAGCTCGGGTTCGCCGTCATCGGCCGCCTCGCCGGCGAGTACGGCTTCGCCGCCGATGTCACCAGTACGTCCCCGTACGGCGGCGTGCGGGCCGTCCTTCGCATCCCGCGGGAACTCTTCGGACACGGTCCGACCGCAGAGGAGACCCAGGCGGAGCGCCGAGCAGCGGCCACTCGGGCCACAGGCCACGCCTCGGCCTCACCGACCGAGGCTCCCCCGGAAGGGGGCCAGGCCGACCGACAGGGTGAGCCGTCGGACGGCAGTGTCCTGCCGCAGCGGCGCAGGCGCTCGCCCCGTCCCACAGCCCCCGTAGCCACCGGCGCGCCAGCGCCTGCCGAGGACCCGGAGGCGTTCACGCAGGGCTTTGCCCACCTGGCGGAGACCATCCGCGACCACGAGTCCAGCCCCACCGAAGGAGAGCAGTTCCGTGCCTGA
- a CDS encoding LuxR C-terminal-related transcriptional regulator — protein MTTALPATTLTADQRRVAARLVYGVSNKAIASQVCLSVDGVASHLGAARKKMGCPGSSRAVLVHTLLAAREVPPPAGSGTVPAFTKHEVTVIRAIAKHTLNADIGNAIGVPADDVRAEIDATVDKGNARNATHLVGLAHTWGILGTSDTQPETEATATAEPAR, from the coding sequence ATGACCACCGCCCTGCCCGCCACGACCCTCACTGCTGACCAGCGGCGCGTCGCCGCGCGACTCGTCTACGGCGTGTCCAACAAGGCGATCGCCAGCCAGGTCTGCCTGTCCGTGGATGGCGTGGCCAGCCACCTCGGTGCGGCCCGCAAGAAGATGGGCTGCCCGGGATCTTCGCGCGCCGTCCTCGTCCACACCCTTCTCGCCGCCCGGGAGGTTCCCCCACCGGCCGGCAGCGGGACGGTTCCGGCGTTCACCAAGCACGAAGTGACGGTCATACGGGCCATCGCCAAGCACACCCTCAACGCCGACATCGGGAATGCCATCGGTGTGCCGGCCGACGACGTGCGCGCCGAAATCGACGCCACCGTGGACAAAGGGAACGCCCGCAACGCAACCCACCTGGTCGGGCTGGCACACACGTGGGGCATTCTCGGCACCTCGGACACTCAGCCCGAGACCGAAGCAACGGCTACGGCGGAGCCCGCCCGATGA